From Candidatus Atelocyanobacterium thalassa isolate ALOHA, a single genomic window includes:
- the tsf gene encoding translation elongation factor Ts: MVEISAKLVKELRVKTGAGMMDCKKALQENQGEIEKATEWLRQKGITSAEKKSGRQTAEGLVHSYIHTGGRIGVLVEINCETDFVARRDEFKELVQNIAMQIAACPNVEYVNQANIPQTIVNKEIEIEMGRDDLGNKPENIKEKIVQGRIEKRKKDLSLLDQPFIKDSSITVEELLKQNISQLGENIQVRRFTRFVLGEGIEKHETDFAAEVAAQTGQIVG, translated from the coding sequence ATGGTTGAAATTTCAGCAAAACTAGTTAAAGAACTCCGCGTAAAGACTGGTGCAGGCATGATGGACTGCAAGAAAGCGTTACAGGAAAATCAAGGTGAAATAGAAAAAGCAACAGAATGGTTGCGACAAAAAGGAATTACATCTGCTGAAAAAAAATCAGGCAGACAAACAGCAGAAGGCTTAGTCCATAGCTACATACATACAGGAGGTCGAATAGGAGTTCTTGTAGAAATTAATTGTGAAACAGATTTTGTTGCACGCAGAGATGAATTTAAAGAATTAGTTCAGAATATTGCTATGCAAATAGCTGCCTGTCCTAATGTTGAGTATGTTAATCAAGCCAATATTCCCCAGACAATTGTCAATAAAGAAATAGAAATTGAGATGGGGAGAGATGATTTAGGAAATAAGCCCGAAAATATTAAAGAGAAAATAGTCCAAGGACGAATTGAGAAGCGTAAAAAAGATCTTTCTCTTCTAGATCAACCTTTTATTAAAGATTCTAGTATTACGGTTGAGGAATTATTAAAGCAAAATATTTCACAACTTGGAGAAAATATTCAGGTTCGTCGTTTTACTCGTTTTGTTTTAGGAGAAGGGATTGAAAAACATGAAACTGATTTTGCCGCTGAAGTTGCAGCGCAAACAGGACAAATCGTAGGATAA
- the rpsB gene encoding 30S ribosomal protein S2, producing MPVVSLSELLESGVHFGHQTRRWNPKMSQYIYTARNGVHIIDLVQTAQLMEDAYQYVRNGSDKGKRFLFVGTKRQAAGIIAQEASRCGANYVNQRWLGGMLTNWETIKTRVERLKELEAMEESGQIEKRPKKEGAVLRRELGKLQKYLGGIKTMRRPPDVVVIVDQRREYNAIQECQKLGIPMISLLDTNCDPDYADIPIPANDDAIRSIKLILGKLADAIDEGSHRRVNANDDYETSDESFIENNIEKIEESTSVSSSLEGENIEEKENQA from the coding sequence ATGCCAGTAGTATCTCTCTCTGAACTGCTAGAATCTGGAGTACATTTTGGACATCAAACCCGCCGTTGGAATCCTAAAATGTCTCAGTATATCTACACAGCTCGTAATGGAGTTCATATTATCGATTTAGTGCAAACTGCACAGTTAATGGAAGATGCTTATCAATATGTCCGTAATGGATCTGATAAAGGAAAACGATTTTTATTTGTAGGAACCAAGAGACAAGCAGCAGGAATTATTGCTCAAGAAGCATCTCGTTGTGGAGCTAATTATGTTAACCAACGTTGGTTAGGCGGAATGCTCACTAATTGGGAGACCATTAAAACTAGAGTTGAGCGCTTGAAAGAATTAGAAGCGATGGAAGAAAGTGGTCAAATTGAAAAACGTCCTAAAAAAGAAGGAGCTGTATTAAGAAGAGAGTTAGGCAAATTGCAAAAATATTTAGGAGGCATTAAAACGATGCGTCGACCTCCTGATGTTGTTGTTATTGTGGATCAGCGACGTGAGTATAATGCTATCCAAGAGTGCCAAAAATTAGGAATTCCAATGATATCTTTATTAGATACAAATTGCGATCCTGATTATGCTGATATTCCTATTCCAGCTAATGATGATGCAATTCGTTCAATTAAGTTAATTTTAGGAAAACTAGCAGATGCTATAGATGAAGGATCTCATCGTCGCGTAAATGCAAATGACGACTATGAAACTTCTGATGAAAGTTTCATAGAAAATAATATTGAAAAAATTGAAGAAAGTACTTCTGTATCATCTAGTCTGGAAGGTGAAAATATAGAAGAAAAGGAAAATCAGGCTTAA
- a CDS encoding LptF/LptG family permease, translating to MSPQTIFIRAIKFLGYFLKTLPVKNGWSFYLIDRYILSQLIGPLAFSVGLVSILGVAIGYLSDLSNKVVESDLPLIQALEIIFLKIPEFTAYALPISMMLSTLLTYGRLSGDSELIALRVCGASLYRLVMPAFIISLIMTGITFIFSELIVPAANYRVTSILVEHLQEERPYWQNKDIFYPDYEKVVLPDGSTEKQLKHLFFAEKFDGQKLETLTVLEWLEKKLNRIVVSDSAAWNAQDETWDFFNGTIYQLAPDSSYQGTYSFKHRQLPLAKSAFEFIQEGRDPYEMNIFQAQKYMKILRVMEDEQKLRTFQVRVQQKIAFPFICIVFGVIGSALGTSPQYINRAMGFGLSVVIVFIYYLLGFLIGSLGLIGVVSPFMAAWLPNAIGLGIGLYLLYWFAES from the coding sequence ATGTCTCCACAAACAATATTTATAAGAGCTATTAAATTTTTAGGTTACTTTCTGAAAACATTACCAGTTAAGAATGGTTGGTCCTTTTATTTGATAGATCGCTATATCCTATCACAACTAATTGGACCTCTGGCTTTTTCAGTTGGCTTAGTATCTATACTTGGAGTAGCTATTGGTTATTTATCGGACCTGTCAAATAAAGTAGTAGAGTCTGATTTACCTTTAATACAAGCACTAGAAATTATATTCTTAAAAATTCCAGAATTTACTGCTTATGCCTTACCCATTTCCATGATGTTAAGTACTTTATTAACTTATGGACGTCTTAGCGGTGATAGTGAGTTAATTGCTTTACGAGTTTGTGGAGCTAGTCTTTATCGCCTGGTTATGCCTGCTTTTATAATAAGTTTGATAATGACAGGGATAACTTTTATATTTAGTGAATTAATAGTTCCAGCAGCTAATTACCGTGTTACTAGTATATTAGTTGAGCATCTCCAAGAAGAACGACCTTATTGGCAAAATAAAGATATTTTTTATCCTGATTATGAAAAGGTAGTGCTTCCTGACGGAAGCACTGAGAAACAACTAAAACATTTATTTTTTGCAGAAAAATTTGACGGTCAAAAACTTGAGACTTTAACAGTACTAGAATGGCTTGAAAAAAAATTAAATCGTATTGTTGTTTCAGATTCAGCAGCATGGAATGCACAAGATGAAACTTGGGATTTTTTTAATGGAACTATTTATCAACTAGCTCCAGATTCTTCTTATCAAGGAACCTATTCCTTTAAGCATAGACAGTTACCTCTAGCCAAATCTGCTTTTGAATTTATTCAAGAAGGTCGTGACCCTTATGAAATGAATATTTTTCAAGCACAAAAGTATATGAAAATTCTGAGAGTGATGGAAGATGAGCAAAAACTTCGTACTTTTCAAGTTAGAGTTCAACAAAAAATAGCTTTTCCTTTTATATGCATTGTATTTGGGGTAATTGGCTCTGCTCTGGGTACAAGCCCTCAGTATATCAATCGTGCAATGGGTTTTGGACTAAGTGTTGTAATTGTTTTCATATACTATCTTCTTGGCTTTTTAATTGGTAGTTTAGGTTTAATAGGTGTTGTTTCACCATTTATGGCTGCTTGGTTACCAAATGCTATTGGCTTAGGTATAGGATTATATTTACTTTATTGGTTTGCTGAATCTTAA
- the topA gene encoding type I DNA topoisomerase, with protein MSTLVIVESPTKARTIRNFLPSEYQVEASMGHIRDLPASASEIPASYKGKSWANLGVDVENNFDPIYVIPKDKKKVVQGLKTALKSVDELILATDEDREGESISWHLLQILKPKVPIKRMVFHEITKDAIQESLENCRDINENLVHAQETRRVLDRLYGYTLSPLLWKKIAWGLSAGRVQSVAVRLLVQKERERLSFQSGEYWNLKVLLKKEEIFFEAKLISISGKKIAIGSDFDPKTGGLAGNRNIILLDEQEANILKEQLKDTNKTWNVVKVEEKKVSNKPFPPFTTSTLQQESNRKLGISARDTMRIAQKLYEEGYITYMRTDSVNLSSEAINAARKCVKKKYGEEFLSPHPRKYTTVSKGAQEAHEAIRPAGNIFLIPKETGLTDQRLSLYDLIWKRTVACQMADAQLTQVSVIIAVENAEFRAYGKRIDFPGFFRAYVEGSDNPEIALENQEIILPYLQEGEHLKCEQVDAISHKTQPPARYTEASLVKILEKEGIGRPSTYASIIGTICDRGYSQMRSKALVPTFTAFAVVSLLETYFPELVDPMFTSKMEQALDEIATGEVLRVPYLEKFYFGDKGLDTQVKVRTDEINPSLAKAINLHNLDTTIKIGKFGPYIEVEQNEKIITASIPADLTPSDLNIDQVTKILKQKTEGPEKIGLHPDIGEPIYLLIGSYGPYVQLGEITEENKKPKRTSLPKSIKPEDVNLEIALGLLALPRLLGTHPDTQASIKVNIGRFGSYVVHDQGKEGKDYRSLKKEDDLLTISFERALELLSQPKLTRGRRTKKPLKELGLHPEDNEPINIYEGPYGVYINHKKINVSLSKKDKIDDITLEKALKLLLKKTPAKKTPAKKTPAKKATAKKATAKKIN; from the coding sequence ATGTCAACTCTTGTTATTGTTGAATCACCTACTAAAGCTCGTACGATAAGAAACTTTTTGCCTAGTGAATATCAGGTTGAAGCTTCCATGGGCCACATACGAGATCTTCCAGCCTCAGCAAGTGAGATTCCTGCTTCTTATAAAGGTAAAAGCTGGGCTAACTTAGGCGTTGATGTAGAAAATAATTTCGATCCTATTTATGTTATTCCGAAAGATAAAAAGAAAGTAGTTCAAGGGTTAAAAACAGCTCTAAAAAGTGTGGATGAGTTGATATTAGCTACAGATGAAGATAGAGAAGGAGAAAGTATTAGTTGGCATCTACTACAAATCTTAAAACCTAAAGTACCTATTAAGCGTATGGTTTTTCATGAAATTACTAAAGATGCAATTCAAGAATCTTTAGAAAACTGTCGTGATATTAATGAAAACTTAGTTCATGCTCAAGAAACAAGGCGTGTACTAGATCGTTTATATGGCTATACACTTTCCCCTTTACTATGGAAAAAAATTGCTTGGGGATTATCTGCTGGTAGGGTACAGTCAGTAGCAGTACGTTTATTAGTCCAAAAAGAACGAGAGCGTCTTAGTTTTCAATCTGGTGAATATTGGAATCTAAAAGTCTTACTAAAAAAAGAAGAAATCTTTTTTGAAGCTAAATTAATAAGTATTTCTGGAAAAAAAATTGCTATAGGTTCAGACTTTGATCCTAAAACTGGTGGCTTAGCTGGCAATCGAAATATTATTCTCCTTGATGAGCAAGAAGCTAATATTCTAAAAGAACAATTAAAAGATACAAATAAGACATGGAATGTAGTCAAGGTTGAAGAAAAGAAGGTAAGTAACAAGCCCTTTCCTCCTTTTACAACTTCAACTTTACAGCAAGAATCTAATCGGAAACTGGGTATTTCAGCACGAGATACTATGCGAATAGCTCAGAAGCTATATGAGGAAGGTTATATTACATATATGCGAACAGATTCAGTAAATTTATCTAGTGAAGCTATCAATGCAGCTAGAAAATGTGTGAAGAAGAAGTATGGGGAAGAATTTTTAAGTCCACATCCGCGCAAATATACTACTGTAAGCAAAGGAGCGCAAGAAGCTCATGAAGCAATTCGTCCAGCAGGCAATATTTTCCTTATACCTAAGGAAACAGGATTAACGGATCAAAGACTTTCTCTTTATGATCTTATTTGGAAGCGGACTGTAGCATGTCAAATGGCTGATGCTCAACTAACACAAGTTTCAGTAATTATAGCAGTAGAAAATGCAGAATTTCGAGCTTATGGAAAACGTATAGATTTTCCAGGATTTTTTCGTGCCTATGTTGAAGGATCAGATAACCCTGAAATAGCATTAGAAAATCAAGAAATCATACTTCCATATCTTCAAGAAGGTGAACACCTCAAATGCGAGCAAGTAGATGCTATAAGTCATAAAACCCAGCCTCCTGCCCGTTATACTGAAGCGTCTCTAGTAAAAATATTAGAGAAAGAAGGAATCGGCCGTCCTAGTACCTATGCTAGTATTATTGGAACCATATGTGATCGTGGTTATTCCCAAATGAGGAGCAAGGCTTTAGTTCCTACTTTTACAGCATTTGCTGTTGTTAGCTTGTTAGAAACCTACTTTCCTGAACTAGTAGATCCTATGTTTACTTCAAAAATGGAACAGGCTCTAGATGAAATTGCAACAGGAGAAGTACTAAGAGTTCCTTACTTAGAAAAATTTTACTTTGGTGATAAAGGTTTAGATACTCAAGTCAAAGTTCGTACTGATGAAATAAATCCAAGTTTAGCTAAAGCTATTAATCTTCACAATTTAGATACGACAATTAAAATTGGTAAGTTTGGACCTTACATAGAAGTAGAACAAAATGAAAAAATAATAACTGCTTCTATTCCCGCAGACTTGACTCCATCCGATTTAAATATCGATCAAGTAACAAAAATATTAAAGCAAAAAACTGAAGGTCCAGAAAAAATTGGATTACATCCTGATATTGGTGAACCTATTTATTTATTAATTGGTAGCTATGGACCATATGTCCAATTAGGAGAAATTACAGAAGAAAATAAGAAGCCTAAGAGAACTTCTCTTCCTAAAAGTATTAAACCCGAAGATGTAAATTTAGAAATTGCACTGGGCCTATTAGCATTACCTCGTTTATTAGGAACTCATCCAGATACTCAAGCTAGTATTAAAGTCAATATAGGAAGATTTGGATCTTATGTAGTACATGATCAAGGGAAAGAAGGGAAAGATTATAGATCGCTCAAAAAAGAAGATGATTTATTAACTATCTCTTTTGAGAGAGCACTTGAACTACTCTCTCAACCAAAACTTACTAGAGGAAGAAGAACAAAAAAACCACTAAAAGAGTTAGGACTTCATCCTGAAGATAATGAACCTATTAATATCTACGAAGGACCTTATGGTGTTTATATAAATCATAAAAAAATAAATGTAAGCTTATCTAAGAAAGATAAAATTGATGATATAACTTTAGAAAAAGCATTAAAATTATTATTGAAGAAAACACCTGCCAAGAAAACACCTGCCAAGAAAACACCTGCCAAGAAAGCAACTGCCAAGAAAGCAACTGCCAAGAAAATCAACTGA
- a CDS encoding bifunctional riboflavin kinase/FAD synthetase, translated as MIYSKFGVWIPSSIDNAKTPTAVALGNFDGIHLGHRQVLKPILKFAKQYVPTVVTFEPHPQEFFTGETRQLLTPIDEKVQILNSLNIKQLIRLPFNQDLASLSPLEFIIDILVGKLNVRYISVGENFYFGHKKTGTVELLRDFTERFGISVNTIRLETFLTSDKKNPLRISSSKIREYLADGSIAEVNQMLGYSYFLRGIVISGQQIGRTIGFPTANLKLPTNKLLPCNGVYCVYVEFENKDIIKGVMNVGKRPTIDGSLTVEVHLLDWSGNLYGKKLTVYLEKFLRYETKFPSLQALRNQIEQDCKKARSILI; from the coding sequence ATGATATACAGTAAATTTGGTGTATGGATACCATCTTCAATTGATAATGCTAAGACACCAACGGCAGTTGCTTTAGGAAACTTTGATGGAATTCATCTTGGGCATCGACAAGTCCTTAAACCAATATTAAAATTTGCCAAGCAATATGTACCTACTGTAGTTACTTTTGAACCTCACCCTCAAGAATTTTTTACTGGGGAAACTCGTCAACTACTGACACCCATAGATGAAAAAGTTCAAATATTAAACTCTCTTAATATTAAACAGTTAATTCGGTTACCATTTAATCAAGATTTAGCTTCTTTAAGTCCTCTAGAATTTATTATAGATATTTTAGTTGGTAAACTAAACGTAAGATATATCTCAGTTGGAGAAAATTTTTATTTTGGACATAAAAAAACAGGGACAGTTGAGTTATTAAGAGATTTTACAGAAAGATTTGGAATATCAGTAAATACTATAAGACTAGAAACTTTTCTAACTTCTGACAAAAAAAATCCTTTAAGGATTAGCAGTTCGAAGATTCGTGAATATTTAGCAGATGGAAGTATTGCAGAAGTTAATCAAATGCTAGGATATTCGTATTTTTTACGTGGTATTGTTATCTCTGGACAACAAATCGGAAGAACAATTGGATTTCCTACTGCTAATCTAAAACTACCTACCAATAAACTATTACCTTGTAATGGAGTTTATTGCGTTTATGTAGAATTTGAAAATAAAGATATCATCAAAGGGGTAATGAATGTTGGGAAACGTCCAACAATTGACGGTAGTCTAACAGTAGAGGTACATCTATTGGATTGGTCTGGTAATCTATATGGTAAAAAGCTAACTGTATATCTAGAAAAATTTTTACGTTATGAAACAAAATTTCCATCTTTGCAGGCTCTGAGAAATCAAATTGAACAAGATTGTAAGAAGGCGAGGTCAATATTGATATAA
- a CDS encoding glycosyltransferase: protein MRIALFTETFLPKIDGIVTRLCHTIENLQRSGDQVILFSPNGGIEEYKGAEIYGVNGIPLPLYPELKLAIPTPIVFKKLEIFKPDLIHVVNPAFLGLGGIYFAKSKNIPLIASYHTHLPQYLKHYGLGSLEGLLWKLLKLAHNQAQLNLCTSTAMVKELENNGIERVNLWQRGVDTEMFRPSLASQQMRSYLSEGNPDDSLLLYVGRVSSEKQIDKIKSVLEAIPNTRLAIVGNGPHREALKAHFSGTKTNFVGYLQGLELASAFASADAFIFPSRTETLGLVLLESMAAGCPVIAANSGGIPDIVTDKVNGYLFDPDDPNGAIIATKHLLENTAEKEQLQKNARKEAERWGWPMATNQLRNYYKSVINQKS from the coding sequence ATGCGAATTGCTTTATTCACAGAAACTTTTTTACCTAAGATTGACGGCATTGTTACACGTTTGTGTCACACAATCGAAAATTTACAGCGTTCTGGTGATCAAGTCATACTATTTTCTCCTAATGGAGGAATAGAAGAATATAAGGGAGCAGAAATTTATGGAGTTAACGGTATTCCATTACCTCTTTATCCTGAATTAAAATTAGCTATTCCTACTCCTATTGTTTTTAAAAAATTAGAAATATTTAAACCAGATTTAATACATGTAGTTAATCCTGCTTTTCTTGGGCTAGGAGGTATATACTTTGCTAAATCTAAAAACATTCCATTAATTGCTTCATACCATACTCACTTACCTCAATACCTAAAACATTATGGCTTAGGTTCATTAGAAGGACTATTGTGGAAACTATTAAAATTAGCTCATAACCAAGCGCAGCTAAATTTATGTACCTCAACTGCTATGGTCAAAGAACTCGAAAATAATGGTATTGAGAGAGTTAATCTATGGCAAAGAGGTGTGGACACAGAAATGTTTCGACCTAGTTTAGCATCTCAGCAAATGCGTTCATATCTATCAGAAGGAAATCCTGATGATTCTTTATTGCTATATGTTGGAAGAGTTTCATCTGAAAAACAAATTGATAAAATAAAATCTGTTTTAGAAGCAATTCCGAATACTCGTTTGGCAATTGTTGGCAATGGTCCTCATAGAGAAGCATTAAAAGCACATTTTTCTGGTACTAAAACTAATTTTGTTGGCTACCTTCAAGGGTTAGAGCTTGCATCTGCTTTTGCTTCTGCAGATGCTTTTATTTTTCCTTCTCGAACTGAGACACTAGGATTAGTTCTATTGGAATCTATGGCTGCAGGATGTCCTGTGATAGCAGCTAATTCCGGAGGAATTCCCGATATTGTAACTGATAAAGTTAATGGTTATTTATTTGATCCTGACGATCCGAATGGAGCAATTATAGCGACTAAGCATCTTCTGGAGAATACAGCTGAAAAAGAACAATTACAAAAAAATGCTCGAAAAGAGGCAGAACGATGGGGATGGCCGATGGCTACCAACCAGTTAAGAAATTACTATAAAAGTGTCATTAATCAAAAATCATGA
- the ispF gene encoding 2-C-methyl-D-erythritol 2,4-cyclodiphosphate synthase, which produces MVDIRIGNGYDIHRLVLGRPLILGGIHIPHRLGLLGHSDADVLTHSIMDAMLGALSLGDIGHYFPPSDSQWANANSLTLLKQVNQLIRSEGWYLGNIDSTIIAEEPKIKPHIQLIKEKLSQVLNICQNQVSIKATTNERLGPVGREKGISSYAVILLFKSL; this is translated from the coding sequence ATGGTAGATATTAGAATTGGCAATGGGTATGATATTCATCGTCTTGTATTAGGGAGACCTTTGATTTTAGGAGGTATTCATATTCCTCATAGACTTGGTTTGCTAGGTCATAGTGATGCAGATGTATTAACTCACTCTATTATGGATGCAATGTTAGGAGCATTAAGTTTAGGAGATATCGGTCATTACTTTCCACCTTCTGATTCTCAGTGGGCAAACGCTAATAGCTTGACATTATTAAAACAAGTAAACCAGTTAATCAGATCAGAAGGATGGTATCTTGGAAATATAGATTCAACAATTATTGCTGAAGAGCCTAAAATAAAACCTCATATTCAGCTGATTAAAGAAAAACTTTCTCAAGTTCTCAATATTTGCCAAAATCAAGTTTCTATTAAAGCGACTACTAACGAAAGGCTAGGACCAGTAGGAAGAGAGAAAGGAATATCTTCTTATGCAGTTATTTTGCTGTTTAAAAGTCTATAA
- the clpB gene encoding ATP-dependent chaperone ClpB, producing MQPTNSAKFTEQAWDAIVKSQEVARRFQNQNLEVEHLILSLLEQEKELTSRILEQLKINITELTQYVETFTDQQPKLIILDQLYLGRNLDFLLDKANVLCIEWNDKYIAVEHLWISFTEDKRLGQHFLKNFQVGRQDIEKAVKIVKENQKTTQNDKEKSYEALEKFGRNLTDQAKQGKLDPVIGRDEEIRRLIQILSRRSKNNPVLIGEPGVGKTAIAEGLAQRIINGDVPDSLKNRQLISLDMGSLVAGAKYRGEFEERLRKIMKEVTNSNGQVVLFIDEVHTVVGAGSKEGSSMDAGNILKPMLARGELRCIGASTLDEYRRHIEKDPALERRFQQVYVNQPSVEDTISILRGLKERYEVHHGVKITDAALVAASKLSDRYITGRFLPDKAIDLVDEAAAKLKMEITSKPVELEDIDRRLMQLQMEKLSLQSEEKRVTLKADSASQKSLERIEKEIKDLENIHKKLDDQWRSEKQMLGEINTLKEEEEQLRVQVEQAERAYDLNKAAQLKYGKLESLQNDLKEKETNLINVQSQSETLFREQVTESDIAEIVAGWSGIPTNRLLGSERKKLLELEGYLHKQVIGQEEAVTAVAAAIRRARAGIKDPSRPIGSFLFMGPTGVGKTELARAIAAFLFDSQDAMIRIDMSEYMEKHTVSKLIGAPPGYIGYDQGGQLSEAVRRRPYSVILLDEIEKAHVDVFNILLQILDDGRVTDSQGHIIDFCNTIIIMTSNIGSEFILNIVENNNNYEVMKKEVLMSLSKHFRPEFLNRIDDLIIFHTLKKEHLRHIVTLQIKRIERLLEEQNICLQLSDSALDYIVDIGYDPVYGVRPLKRAIQRELENPVATKILDMTFTSGDIVLVDLEIDKLSFRKTIN from the coding sequence ATGCAACCAACTAATTCTGCAAAATTCACCGAACAAGCTTGGGATGCTATCGTAAAATCGCAAGAAGTAGCCCGACGTTTCCAAAATCAAAATCTAGAAGTAGAGCATTTGATACTTTCACTTCTCGAGCAAGAGAAAGAGTTAACATCGCGAATACTAGAACAATTAAAAATAAATATAACCGAACTTACCCAATATGTAGAGACCTTCACAGATCAACAACCTAAGTTAATTATTCTTGATCAACTATATCTAGGAAGAAATTTAGATTTTTTATTAGATAAAGCTAATGTTTTATGTATAGAGTGGAATGATAAATATATCGCAGTTGAACATCTTTGGATTAGCTTCACTGAAGATAAAAGACTGGGACAACATTTTTTAAAAAACTTTCAGGTAGGCCGACAAGATATAGAGAAAGCAGTCAAAATAGTGAAAGAAAATCAAAAAACTACTCAAAATGATAAAGAAAAATCTTATGAAGCCTTGGAAAAGTTTGGGCGTAATCTTACTGATCAAGCTAAACAAGGCAAATTAGATCCGGTTATTGGAAGAGATGAAGAGATACGTCGTCTTATCCAAATTTTATCTCGCCGTTCTAAAAATAATCCTGTTTTAATTGGAGAGCCTGGCGTTGGCAAGACAGCTATAGCTGAAGGATTAGCACAGCGTATTATCAATGGCGATGTTCCCGACTCTCTTAAAAATCGTCAATTAATATCTTTAGACATGGGAAGCTTAGTTGCTGGTGCAAAGTACAGAGGAGAGTTTGAAGAACGTTTACGTAAAATCATGAAAGAAGTTACAAATTCTAATGGACAAGTTGTACTTTTTATTGATGAGGTTCACACTGTTGTAGGAGCTGGATCGAAAGAAGGAAGTTCTATGGATGCAGGTAATATCTTAAAGCCTATGTTAGCAAGAGGAGAACTTCGTTGTATTGGTGCAAGTACACTAGATGAATATCGTAGGCATATAGAGAAAGATCCAGCATTAGAAAGAAGATTTCAGCAAGTGTATGTGAATCAACCTAGTGTAGAAGATACTATTTCTATTCTGCGAGGTCTTAAAGAACGTTATGAAGTTCATCATGGAGTTAAAATTACAGATGCTGCTCTAGTGGCCGCATCCAAGCTTTCTGATAGATATATAACTGGTAGATTTTTACCTGACAAAGCAATCGATCTTGTCGATGAGGCTGCAGCAAAATTAAAAATGGAGATTACATCTAAACCAGTAGAGTTAGAAGATATTGATCGTCGTTTAATGCAATTGCAAATGGAAAAACTTTCTTTACAAAGTGAAGAAAAGAGAGTCACCTTAAAAGCTGATTCAGCTTCTCAAAAAAGCTTGGAAAGAATCGAAAAAGAGATTAAAGATTTAGAAAATATTCATAAGAAACTAGATGATCAGTGGAGATCGGAGAAACAAATGCTTGGAGAAATTAATACTTTGAAAGAAGAAGAAGAGCAATTAAGAGTTCAAGTAGAACAGGCTGAACGAGCATATGATTTAAATAAAGCAGCTCAATTAAAATATGGCAAGCTTGAAAGTTTACAAAACGATTTAAAAGAAAAAGAAACAAATTTAATTAACGTTCAATCTCAAAGTGAAACTCTTTTTCGAGAGCAAGTAACTGAGTCTGATATAGCAGAAATAGTAGCTGGCTGGTCTGGTATTCCAACTAATCGTTTGTTAGGGTCGGAAAGAAAAAAGCTGCTTGAGTTAGAAGGCTATTTACATAAACAGGTTATTGGTCAAGAAGAGGCAGTTACAGCTGTTGCTGCAGCGATTCGTAGAGCTAGAGCTGGAATCAAGGATCCTTCTCGCCCTATTGGTTCTTTTCTTTTTATGGGACCTACTGGAGTAGGAAAAACTGAATTAGCTCGTGCAATTGCTGCATTTCTTTTTGATTCCCAGGATGCGATGATTCGTATTGATATGTCAGAATATATGGAAAAACATACCGTTTCCAAGTTGATTGGTGCCCCTCCTGGTTATATAGGTTACGACCAAGGTGGTCAGCTTTCAGAGGCAGTGCGCCGTCGACCTTATTCAGTTATTTTATTAGATGAAATTGAAAAAGCTCATGTTGACGTTTTTAATATTCTTTTACAAATTCTTGATGATGGACGTGTTACTGACTCTCAAGGTCATATAATTGATTTTTGCAACACTATTATTATTATGACTAGTAATATTGGAAGTGAATTTATTCTTAACATAGTAGAAAATAACAATAATTATGAAGTAATGAAAAAAGAAGTTTTGATGTCATTAAGCAAACACTTTAGGCCAGAATTTTTAAATCGTATTGATGATTTGATAATATTTCATACTCTAAAAAAAGAGCATTTAAGACATATCGTTACACTGCAAATTAAACGTATAGAGCGATTACTAGAAGAACAAAATATTTGTTTACAATTAAGCGATTCAGCTCTTGACTATATTGTAGATATTGGATACGATCCAGTGTACGGAGTAAGACCTTTAAAAAGAGCAATTCAAAGAGAGTTAGAAAATCCAGTAGCCACAAAAATCTTAGATATGACTTTTACTTCCGGTGATATTGTATTAGTTGATCTAGAGATTGATAAACTATCTTTTCGCAAAACTATAAATTAA